The Drosophila bipectinata strain 14024-0381.07 chromosome 2L, DbipHiC1v2, whole genome shotgun sequence genome has a segment encoding these proteins:
- the CCDC53 gene encoding WASH complex subunit 3 has protein sequence MAYTAFGHTKSSYRADDKNIKIMENIVGDIDKSEIPPLNQKRILAFVNHFLVSTCTFLNEFALGCETKFVQMERQLQKTEASLLILEAKLASIPTEQTAQEGVPPEEAQASDPKPQSTGEADPEAEIPFPSEPVGVRACEDARYRKFFKMLHVGVPAPAVKIKMQSEGLEPRILETPDLILADGILE, from the exons ATGGCATATACGGCATTTGGTCACACTAAAAGCTCTTATAGGGCAGAtgataaaaacattaaaattatggaaaatatTGTAGGAGATATTGATAAATCAGAG ataccGCCTCTCAACCAAAAGCGCATCCTGGCCTTTGTCAACCACTTTCTGGTCAGCACCTGCACCTTCCTCAACGAATTCGCTTTGGGATGCGAAACCAAGTTTGTGCAGATGGAGAGGCAGCTCCAGAAAACCGAAGCATCCCTCCTAATTCTGGAGGCAAAGCTGGCCTCCATACCCACCGAGCAAACTGCACAAGAAGGTGTACCCCCGGAGGAAGCACAAGCCAGTGATCCGAAACCCCAATCCACCGGAGAGGCTGATCCCGAAGCGGAAATTCCATTCCCTTCGGAACCTGTTGGTGTGCGAGCTTGCGAGGATGCGCGATACAGAAAGTTCTTTAAGATGCTGCATGTAGGAGTGCCTGCGCCAGCTGttaaaatcaaaatgcaaTCCGAAGGCCTGGAGCCCAGGATACTAGA AACTCCCGACCTTATCCTCGCTGACGGTATCCTTGAGTAA
- the RpL36A gene encoding large ribosomal subunit protein eL42: MVNVPKQRRTFCKKCKVHKLHKVTQYKKSKERKGAQGRRRYDRKQQGFGGQTKPIFRKKAKTTKKIVLRMECTECKYRKQTPLKRCKHFELGGDKKRKGQMIQF, translated from the exons GTGAACGTACCAAAACAACGTCGCACTTTCTGCAAGAAGTGCAAGGTCCACAAGCTGCACAAGGTAACGCAGTACAAGAAGTCCAAGGAGCGCAAGGGTGCTCAGGGCAGGAGACGTTACGACAGGAAGCAGCAGGGTTTCGGAGGTCAGACCAAGCCCATCTTCAGGAAGAAG GCTAAGACCACCAAGAAAATTGTGCTGCGTATGGAGTGCACTGAGTGCAAGTACCGCAAGCAGACTCCCCTGAAGCGTTGCAAGCACTTCGAGCTGGGAGGAGACAAGAAGCGCAAGGGACAGATGATCCAGTTCTAG